One genomic segment of Methanothermococcus okinawensis IH1 includes these proteins:
- the mfnA gene encoding tyrosine decarboxylase MfnA, producing the protein MDEKEVLEALKKYREMDLKYEDGRILGSMCTKPHPISRKISEMFFETNLGDPGLFKGTKKIEDEVIHMMGNFLNNDNPFGYIISGGTEANITAMRIIKNLSIKKERLPKVIVPETAHFSFEKAREMMDLEYIKPPLTNCYTMDVKYIKDYIEDNNKNDNKKIDGIVAIAGCTELGTIDNIKEISKIAEENKIYLHVDAAFGGFVIPFLEEKYKMDNYNYEFDFSLNAVSSITIDPHKMGLAPIPAGGIIFRDSSFKKYLDVEAPYLTDTHQATLIGTRTGIGVASAWGVMKLLGKEGYKNIVSKCMDNTHYLVKKAKEYGFEPVINPVLNIVALKDDNPSETCLKLRQIGWYVSICKCVGALRIILMPHVKKEHIDEFIGALASVKKN; encoded by the coding sequence ATGGATGAAAAAGAAGTTTTAGAGGCATTGAAAAAATATAGAGAAATGGATTTAAAATATGAGGATGGTAGAATATTAGGTTCTATGTGCACAAAACCCCATCCCATTTCAAGAAAAATAAGCGAAATGTTCTTTGAAACTAACTTGGGAGACCCAGGATTATTCAAAGGAACAAAAAAAATAGAAGATGAAGTAATACACATGATGGGGAATTTTTTAAATAATGATAATCCATTTGGCTATATAATTTCTGGTGGAACAGAGGCAAATATTACCGCCATGAGGATAATAAAAAACCTTTCAATAAAAAAGGAAAGATTACCTAAGGTAATAGTTCCTGAAACTGCACATTTTTCATTTGAAAAGGCAAGAGAAATGATGGATTTGGAATATATAAAACCACCTTTAACAAATTGCTACACCATGGATGTAAAATATATTAAAGATTACATTGAAGACAATAATAAAAATGATAATAAAAAAATAGATGGGATTGTAGCAATTGCTGGATGCACAGAATTGGGAACTATTGACAATATAAAGGAAATTTCAAAAATCGCTGAGGAAAATAAAATATATCTTCATGTAGATGCCGCATTTGGTGGATTTGTAATACCATTTTTAGAGGAAAAATATAAAATGGACAATTACAATTATGAATTTGATTTTTCACTAAATGCCGTATCTTCTATTACAATAGACCCGCACAAAATGGGACTTGCACCAATTCCTGCTGGTGGGATAATTTTTAGAGATAGTTCATTTAAGAAATACTTAGATGTTGAAGCTCCATATTTAACAGATACTCATCAAGCTACATTAATTGGAACAAGAACAGGAATTGGTGTGGCTTCGGCATGGGGAGTAATGAAATTATTGGGAAAAGAAGGATATAAAAATATAGTATCTAAATGTATGGATAATACACATTATTTAGTAAAAAAAGCAAAGGAATATGGATTTGAACCAGTTATTAACCCAGTCCTAAATATCGTAGCTTTAAAGGATGATAATCCATCAGAAACCTGTTTAAAACTCCGACAAATAGGATGGTATGTTTCCATATGTAAATGTGTAGGAGCTCTGAGAATAATATTAATGCCGCATGTTAAAAAAGAACATATTGATGAATTTATCGGAGCTCTTGCGAGTGTTAAAAAGAATTAA
- a CDS encoding transcription elongation factor Spt5, whose translation MIFAIRTTTGQEKNVAEFLASRAEKEKIDIYSILATEDLKGYILVEAPNKGAVEDLVRKTFKVKGIVPGEISIDELEHLLSPTKIIESIDKGDVVELVAGPFKGEKAIVTRVDKHKEEITLELMEAAVPIPITVGIEQVKIVSKNQ comes from the coding sequence ATGATTTTTGCCATTAGAACTACGACAGGTCAGGAAAAAAATGTTGCAGAGTTTTTAGCCTCGAGGGCTGAAAAAGAAAAGATTGATATATATTCTATATTGGCAACGGAGGATTTAAAAGGATATATCCTTGTAGAAGCTCCTAATAAAGGGGCAGTAGAAGATTTAGTAAGAAAAACATTTAAAGTAAAGGGCATAGTTCCAGGAGAAATTTCAATTGATGAGTTAGAACATTTGTTATCTCCAACAAAGATAATAGAAAGTATCGATAAAGGTGATGTGGTAGAACTTGTTGCAGGACCATTTAAAGGTGAGAAGGCAATAGTTACAAGAGTGGATAAACATAAAGAAGAGATAACATTAGAGTTAATGGAGGCCGCAGTGCCTATACCTATAACTGTTGGAATTGAACAGGTTAAAATTGTGTCTAAAAATCAGTAA
- a CDS encoding TIGR00341 family protein yields the protein MKLRYIECYIPKHIFSGTDKILEDCGDVVWYNVEEINSNVIIKILTTLKNTELILDKLNKEYGGSKFRIIVFEPKSTIPEIVEKIEKEEIEEKETTDKNLNVIKAPIKKNIQELERLSRQEIQDKVSEMIYAPKEYYLMLILSTIVAAIGIWKNDVALIIASMIIAPLLSPNISLSFSMVVADKQLAKKSLKNLLLGVGLVILLSVFLGHFLPLSLKNPQIVSRMNLGITDIIIALCAGIVGALSTVSGISSVVVGVMIAVALLPPLVAFGLTFGAGYFVESIPILVLFLINVICVNLASSVIFALYGISPYKWWKKEEAKKLTIFAILTWVILLIIAVILVYFGI from the coding sequence TTGAAATTAAGATATATAGAATGTTATATTCCAAAACACATTTTTTCAGGCACGGATAAAATTTTGGAAGATTGTGGGGATGTTGTATGGTATAATGTGGAAGAGATAAATAGTAATGTAATTATAAAGATACTAACAACCTTAAAAAACACCGAACTAATATTGGATAAATTAAACAAAGAATATGGGGGTTCCAAGTTTAGAATTATTGTTTTTGAACCTAAAAGCACAATTCCTGAAATAGTGGAAAAAATAGAAAAAGAAGAAATAGAAGAAAAAGAAACAACTGATAAAAATCTAAATGTTATAAAAGCACCTATAAAAAAGAATATTCAAGAATTGGAGAGGTTAAGTCGTCAAGAAATACAAGATAAAGTATCAGAGATGATATATGCTCCAAAAGAATATTATTTAATGCTAATATTATCAACAATTGTTGCAGCAATAGGCATATGGAAAAATGATGTCGCACTTATTATAGCATCCATGATTATAGCACCACTTTTAAGTCCAAATATTTCATTATCCTTTTCCATGGTGGTTGCTGACAAACAACTGGCAAAAAAATCTCTAAAAAATTTGCTTTTAGGTGTTGGATTGGTGATATTACTTTCAGTTTTCTTAGGACATTTTCTTCCATTATCCTTAAAAAATCCACAAATAGTATCGAGAATGAATTTAGGAATAACCGATATAATAATAGCTTTATGTGCAGGTATTGTTGGTGCTTTATCCACGGTTTCAGGTATATCATCTGTTGTTGTAGGAGTGATGATAGCAGTTGCATTATTACCTCCTTTGGTGGCTTTTGGACTGACATTTGGAGCAGGATACTTTGTTGAGTCTATTCCAATATTGGTTTTATTTTTAATAAATGTCATCTGCGTAAATTTAGCTTCAAGTGTTATTTTTGCATTGTATGGTATTTCGCCATATAAATGGTGGAAAAAAGAAGAAGCGAAAAAATTAACGATTTTTGCAATATTGACATGGGTTATTCTTTTGATTATTGCAGTTATTTTGGTATATTTTGGGATTTAA
- a CDS encoding MEMO1 family protein, protein MIRNPAVAGAFYPAEPNNLIEMIEYCYLHKIGPGTLPSKGVFKKPVGVVCPHAGYIYSGPVAAHSYNAISKKTDGTITAVIIGPNHTGLGSGVSTMKGIWRTPLGNMSSDDEFIDRLWNECDILDLDETAHIREHSIEVQLPFLQHLELLNAVKFKIVPICMMMQDYETAVEIGYFIAKISKELNRRVVVIASSDFTHYEPQEIASKKDAIVIKDILNMNEKELYADVINNNITMCGYGPVIAMIKAMKELNAKNSRLLAYSTSGDITGNYSSVVGYGSLLIE, encoded by the coding sequence ATAATAAGAAATCCCGCTGTTGCAGGTGCATTTTATCCAGCAGAACCCAATAATTTAATTGAAATGATAGAATATTGTTATTTGCATAAAATAGGTCCTGGAACCCTTCCTTCAAAGGGGGTGTTTAAAAAACCTGTTGGGGTAGTTTGTCCTCATGCAGGTTATATATATTCTGGACCAGTTGCAGCACATTCTTATAATGCCATTTCAAAAAAAACAGACGGCACTATAACTGCTGTAATTATAGGTCCAAATCATACGGGCTTAGGTTCGGGAGTTTCTACAATGAAGGGTATATGGAGAACTCCATTGGGTAATATGAGCTCCGATGATGAATTTATTGATAGACTTTGGAATGAATGTGATATACTTGATTTGGATGAAACTGCCCATATTAGAGAACACTCCATAGAAGTTCAACTTCCATTTTTGCAACATCTTGAACTTCTAAATGCTGTGAAGTTTAAAATTGTTCCTATATGTATGATGATGCAGGATTATGAAACTGCTGTGGAAATTGGATATTTTATAGCAAAAATATCAAAAGAACTAAATAGACGAGTTGTTGTTATAGCGTCAAGTGATTTTACGCATTATGAACCACAAGAAATAGCTTCAAAAAAGGATGCAATAGTGATAAAAGATATATTAAATATGAATGAAAAGGAATTATACGCCGATGTAATTAACAATAACATTACAATGTGTGGGTATGGTCCAGTTATAGCCATGATTAAGGCAATGAAAGAGTTAAATGCTAAAAATTCAAGATTATTGGCTTATTCCACATCAGGGGATATTACAGGGAATTATTCATCAGTAGTTGGTTATGGTTCTTTGTTGATTGAGTAA
- the gatA gene encoding Asp-tRNA(Asn)/Glu-tRNA(Gln) amidotransferase subunit GatA: MIVDRAHEYLEKIEKSNINAYVQINKDRVLKEAEELEKNEKLKNKPLYGKLIAIKSNINVNGYTISCASKTLENYVSSYDATVVKKIKSQGGLVIGMTNMDEFACGSSGETSYYGATKNPNAEDRIPGGSSSGSAAAVAADLCDMALGSDTGGSIRNPASHCGVVGFKPSYGVVSRQGLCDLAMSFDQIGPLTKNAEDAFVLTNVIKGLDISDSTTVDTPKFEKKNIENYKIGIVKEFMDVSDEKIRNKIEEGIEVFKDLGCKIVELNYNYTDLALPTYYLINYVEFFSATRKYDGRRYGYPIEEVCGEEVLRRILIGKHISEKEFSGKYYKKALQARRLMKMEMLKLFKEVDVIASPTVPKLPHKIGEELTPMEMYAYDVLTVPTNICGMCAGVVKCGDINGIPVGLQIQGKPFDDEKVLSAMIEFEKNY, encoded by the coding sequence ATGATTGTTGATAGAGCTCATGAATATCTTGAAAAAATAGAAAAATCGAATATAAATGCATATGTTCAAATAAATAAAGATAGAGTGTTAAAAGAAGCAGAAGAATTAGAAAAAAATGAAAAATTAAAAAACAAACCCCTTTATGGAAAATTAATTGCTATTAAATCAAATATAAATGTTAATGGATATACAATATCCTGTGCCTCAAAAACCCTTGAAAACTATGTGAGCTCCTACGATGCCACAGTGGTTAAAAAAATAAAATCACAGGGGGGGCTTGTAATTGGAATGACTAACATGGATGAGTTTGCATGTGGAAGCAGTGGTGAAACATCCTATTATGGTGCCACAAAAAACCCAAATGCAGAGGATAGAATTCCAGGAGGTAGTAGTTCTGGAAGTGCCGCCGCAGTAGCTGCTGATTTATGCGATATGGCACTTGGAAGCGATACAGGAGGAAGTATAAGAAACCCTGCATCTCACTGTGGAGTAGTTGGATTTAAACCATCATACGGTGTAGTGAGCAGACAAGGGTTATGCGACCTTGCTATGAGTTTTGACCAAATTGGACCTTTAACAAAAAATGCAGAGGATGCTTTTGTTTTAACAAATGTAATCAAAGGATTGGATATTTCAGACAGCACAACAGTGGATACTCCAAAATTCGAGAAAAAGAATATAGAAAATTATAAAATCGGGATTGTAAAAGAATTTATGGATGTTAGCGATGAAAAAATAAGAAATAAAATAGAAGAAGGCATTGAAGTATTTAAAGACCTTGGATGTAAAATTGTAGAATTAAACTATAACTACACAGATTTAGCACTTCCAACCTACTATTTAATAAACTATGTGGAGTTCTTCTCAGCAACAAGAAAATACGATGGTAGAAGATATGGTTATCCAATAGAAGAGGTATGTGGCGAAGAGGTTTTAAGAAGAATATTAATCGGAAAACATATAAGTGAGAAAGAGTTCAGTGGAAAATATTACAAAAAAGCATTACAGGCTAGAAGATTAATGAAAATGGAGATGTTAAAACTATTTAAGGAAGTCGATGTTATTGCATCACCAACAGTTCCAAAACTTCCACATAAAATAGGAGAGGAGCTCACCCCAATGGAGATGTATGCCTACGATGTTTTGACAGTTCCTACAAATATATGCGGTATGTGTGCAGGAGTTGTTAAATGCGGAGATATAAACGGCATACCTGTTGGATTACAGATTCAAGGAAAACCATTTGATGATGAAAAGGTATTAAGTGCCATGATTGAATTTGAAAAGAATTATTAA
- the oadA gene encoding sodium-extruding oxaloacetate decarboxylase subunit alpha, whose amino-acid sequence MVKITDTTFRDAHQSLIATRLRTEDMIPIAEKMDEVGFFSMEVWGGATFDACIRYLNEDPWERLKSLRKRIQNTPLQMLLRGQNLVGYRHYPDDIVEKFVQKSYENGIEIFRIFDALNDIRNVEVPIKVAKKCGAHVQGAICYTTSPVHTIEQFVNLAKKFEELGCDSIAIKDMAGLLKPYESKILIKRLKEEVSVPINLHSHCTSGLAPLTYLAAIEAGVDILDCAMSPLSMGTAQPPVESIVAALKGTKFDTKLDMELLNEIRDYFDKIREKYKYLINPISERVDTRILLYQVPGGMLSNLVSQLKEQGALDKFEDVLKEIPNVRKDLGYPPLVTPSSQIVGTQAVMNVLTEERYKIITNEVANYVKGYYGKPPAPISKELMKRVLQDGEKPITCRPADLLKPEYEKAKEEAEKKGIVSKEEDILTYALYPQIAVKFLRGELEAEVIPEEEEVSKFMEIPTEYIIEVDGEEYEVKVNPKYGTEMKKKKEKFTAETEGAITCPFRGMITKIKVKEGDEVKQGDVIVILEAMKMENPVESPVDGKVEKIIVHEGQSVNVGDILMIIK is encoded by the coding sequence ATGGTAAAGATAACAGATACCACTTTTAGAGATGCACACCAGTCCTTAATAGCTACAAGATTAAGAACTGAAGATATGATACCAATTGCAGAGAAAATGGATGAAGTAGGCTTTTTTTCAATGGAAGTATGGGGCGGAGCCACATTTGATGCCTGTATTAGATATTTAAATGAAGACCCTTGGGAAAGATTAAAATCTCTGAGAAAGCGGATTCAAAATACCCCTTTGCAGATGCTTTTAAGAGGGCAGAACTTGGTGGGATATAGACATTATCCTGATGATATTGTAGAAAAATTTGTCCAAAAATCCTACGAAAATGGGATAGAAATATTTAGAATATTTGACGCCTTAAATGATATAAGAAATGTAGAAGTTCCAATAAAAGTTGCAAAAAAATGCGGAGCTCATGTTCAAGGTGCTATATGTTATACCACAAGTCCAGTCCATACAATAGAACAGTTTGTAAATCTTGCAAAAAAGTTTGAAGAACTTGGATGTGATTCTATTGCTATAAAAGACATGGCTGGGCTTTTAAAACCTTATGAATCAAAAATACTTATAAAGCGATTAAAAGAAGAAGTTTCAGTTCCAATAAATCTTCACAGCCACTGCACAAGTGGGCTTGCTCCACTTACATATTTGGCAGCAATTGAGGCTGGTGTTGATATATTGGACTGTGCAATGTCTCCTTTATCCATGGGAACAGCACAGCCACCAGTTGAAAGTATTGTGGCAGCCTTAAAAGGAACTAAATTTGATACAAAATTGGATATGGAATTGTTAAACGAAATTAGAGATTATTTTGATAAAATAAGAGAAAAATACAAGTATTTAATAAATCCAATATCTGAAAGAGTGGATACAAGAATTCTATTATATCAAGTCCCGGGAGGTATGCTTTCAAACCTTGTTTCACAGTTAAAAGAGCAAGGAGCCCTTGATAAATTTGAGGATGTGCTTAAAGAAATCCCAAATGTTAGAAAGGATTTAGGGTATCCACCATTGGTAACACCATCATCCCAGATTGTAGGAACTCAGGCTGTAATGAATGTTTTAACCGAAGAGAGATACAAAATAATCACAAATGAAGTTGCAAATTATGTAAAAGGCTATTACGGAAAACCACCTGCACCAATTAGTAAGGAGCTCATGAAGAGAGTCCTCCAAGATGGCGAAAAACCTATTACATGCAGACCTGCTGATTTGTTAAAACCAGAATATGAAAAGGCAAAAGAAGAAGCTGAGAAAAAAGGCATAGTATCAAAAGAAGAAGATATCTTAACCTATGCACTTTACCCACAGATTGCAGTCAAGTTTCTAAGGGGAGAATTGGAAGCTGAGGTAATACCCGAGGAGGAAGAAGTATCTAAATTCATGGAAATTCCAACAGAATATATTATTGAAGTCGATGGGGAAGAATACGAAGTTAAGGTTAATCCAAAATATGGAACTGAAATGAAGAAGAAAAAAGAGAAATTCACCGCAGAAACAGAAGGGGCAATAACATGTCCATTTAGGGGAATGATTACTAAGATAAAAGTCAAAGAAGGAGATGAAGTAAAACAAGGCGATGTAATTGTTATATTAGAAGCCATGAAGATGGAAAACCCTGTTGAAAGTCCCGTTGATGGAAAGGTTGAAAAAATAATTGTTCATGAAGGACAATCCGTTAATGTAGGAGATATACTTATGATAATTAAATAA
- a CDS encoding 50S ribosomal protein L11, whose protein sequence is MATEIVEILVTGGKATAGPPLGPAIGPLGVNIMNVVKEINSKTKDYEGMSVPVKVIVNTDDKSFEVEVGIPPTSALIKKELGLDKGSTEPKHKIVGNLSMEQAVKIAKMKKDSMLSYDLKNATKEVIGTCVSVGVTVDGKDPKEVHKLIDDGEYDESFNE, encoded by the coding sequence ATGGCTACTGAAATAGTTGAAATATTGGTAACTGGTGGAAAGGCAACAGCAGGACCACCACTAGGTCCAGCAATCGGACCCCTTGGTGTAAATATTATGAATGTTGTTAAAGAAATAAACAGCAAAACAAAAGACTATGAAGGAATGAGTGTTCCAGTAAAAGTAATTGTAAATACCGATGATAAGTCCTTTGAAGTGGAAGTAGGTATTCCTCCAACATCGGCCCTTATTAAAAAAGAATTGGGACTTGATAAAGGTTCAACAGAACCAAAACACAAAATAGTAGGCAATCTATCAATGGAACAGGCTGTTAAAATAGCAAAAATGAAAAAGGATTCAATGCTGTCCTATGACTTAAAAAATGCCACAAAAGAAGTAATAGGCACCTGTGTTTCAGTTGGTGTAACTGTTGATGGTAAAGACCCTAAGGAAGTTCATAAATTAATAGATGATGGAGAATACGATGAGTCATTCAATGAATAA
- a CDS encoding protein translocase SEC61 complex subunit gamma, with product MVRDKKNNLNDNSTNTKINAKINDLKSFLNQCKRVLMISRKPTRDEFLNVSKVTGLGICLLGAIGFVIHVPITYLKGLLKP from the coding sequence GTGGTTAGAGATAAGAAGAATAATCTTAATGATAATAGCACCAATACAAAAATAAATGCTAAAATTAACGATTTAAAATCATTTCTAAATCAATGTAAAAGGGTATTAATGATTTCAAGAAAACCCACAAGGGACGAATTTTTGAATGTATCCAAGGTTACAGGTCTTGGAATATGTCTTCTTGGTGCTATTGGTTTTGTAATACATGTGCCAATTACTTATTTAAAAGGGCTACTAAAACCATAA
- a CDS encoding translation initiation factor IF-2 subunit alpha, with translation MRKDFPDEGEIVIGTVIDVKPFGAFVELLEYPKKEGMVHISEVSSGWVKNIRDFVKKGQRVVAKVMRVNKRKGQIDLSLKRVTDQQRKAKVQEWKRLQRAEKLLEFAGAKLGKSLEESWEEVGHPLEEEFGELYEALEYIIIEGKDVLTELGISEEWANALYEVAKENIELTNVKVDGILTLTTTEPNGIKVIKNALRKALKANPYEDVKVDIRYIGAPKYRIEILSPDYKSGEEVLKTVANTAIDYIKKYKGGEGSFVRESN, from the coding sequence ATGAGAAAAGATTTTCCAGATGAAGGAGAAATTGTTATAGGAACTGTTATCGATGTTAAACCATTTGGTGCATTTGTAGAATTATTGGAATACCCTAAAAAAGAAGGAATGGTGCATATTTCAGAGGTATCTTCTGGATGGGTTAAAAATATAAGGGATTTTGTTAAAAAAGGACAGCGTGTAGTGGCAAAAGTAATGAGGGTAAATAAAAGAAAGGGACAGATAGACCTTTCATTAAAAAGAGTTACAGACCAGCAAAGAAAGGCAAAGGTTCAAGAATGGAAGAGACTTCAAAGGGCAGAAAAACTACTCGAATTTGCAGGAGCAAAACTTGGAAAATCCCTTGAAGAGTCTTGGGAAGAAGTTGGGCATCCTTTGGAAGAAGAATTTGGAGAGCTCTATGAGGCATTGGAATATATCATCATAGAAGGCAAGGATGTATTAACAGAACTTGGAATTTCAGAAGAGTGGGCAAATGCATTGTATGAAGTGGCAAAGGAAAATATTGAGCTAACAAATGTTAAAGTAGATGGTATTTTAACATTAACAACTACTGAGCCAAATGGCATTAAGGTAATTAAAAATGCACTTAGAAAGGCTTTAAAGGCTAATCCCTATGAGGATGTTAAGGTAGATATAAGATATATCGGAGCTCCGAAATATAGGATAGAAATTCTATCTCCTGATTATAAAAGTGGTGAAGAGGTATTGAAAACTGTTGCAAATACTGCCATAGACTATATTAAAAAATATAAAGGTGGAGAAGGTAGTTTTGTTAGAGAAAGTAATTAA
- a CDS encoding acetyl-CoA carboxylase biotin carboxylase subunit produces the protein MFKKVLIANRGEIAVRVIRACQELGIKTVAVYSEADEHSLYTTLADECYCIGPPQASKSYLNIERIMTVAEKTGVDAIHPGYGFLSENPKFAKACEDRGIVFIGPPVEAIESMGSKINAKRIMKNAGVPVLPGREDPIEDPNEVIEVAEEIGYPVIIKASAGGGGMGMGVAYNKQELIETIESTKSIAQSAFGDSTVFIEKYLEKPRHIEIQILADKYGNVVHLGDRECSIQRRHQKLIEEAPAPIMTEELRVKMGEAAVKAAKAINYHSAGTVEFLYNNGEFYFLEMNTRVQVEHPITEIITGCDIVKEQIKIAAGEKLSFTQEDVEIRGHAIECRINAEDAVNDFIPSPGKIKHYRSPGGPGIRLDSGVYGGAEIPPYYDSLISKLIAYGRDRNEAIARMKRALSEYMILGVITNIPFHKAVVEEPDFIKGNISTHYIDDHAEYLKNKVVKYAMEARDDEKRFSEKIFHDSRKIVALAGGLNAYITSIASKNVNIGKKYSNDYND, from the coding sequence ATGTTTAAAAAAGTGTTAATAGCCAACAGAGGCGAAATTGCCGTTAGAGTTATAAGGGCATGTCAGGAGCTCGGAATAAAAACTGTTGCAGTATATTCCGAAGCTGATGAACATTCACTATATACTACCCTTGCCGATGAATGTTATTGTATAGGTCCTCCACAGGCTTCAAAAAGCTATTTAAATATAGAACGAATTATGACAGTTGCAGAAAAAACAGGAGTGGATGCTATACACCCAGGATATGGGTTTTTATCGGAAAATCCAAAATTCGCCAAAGCTTGTGAAGATAGGGGGATAGTGTTCATAGGTCCTCCTGTGGAAGCAATAGAATCCATGGGCAGTAAGATAAATGCAAAGAGAATAATGAAAAATGCCGGTGTTCCTGTTTTACCTGGTAGAGAAGACCCAATAGAAGACCCCAACGAAGTAATAGAGGTTGCAGAGGAAATAGGATATCCTGTTATAATCAAAGCCTCCGCTGGTGGTGGAGGTATGGGTATGGGCGTAGCATACAATAAACAGGAGCTCATAGAAACTATTGAATCCACAAAGTCAATAGCCCAAAGTGCATTTGGGGATTCCACAGTATTTATTGAAAAATATTTGGAAAAGCCAAGGCATATTGAAATCCAGATTTTAGCAGATAAATATGGAAATGTGGTTCATTTAGGGGATAGAGAATGTTCAATCCAAAGAAGGCATCAAAAATTAATTGAAGAAGCACCTGCTCCAATAATGACGGAAGAATTAAGGGTTAAGATGGGGGAAGCCGCAGTAAAAGCTGCAAAGGCTATTAATTACCATAGTGCTGGAACTGTGGAATTTTTATATAATAATGGGGAATTTTATTTCTTAGAGATGAACACGAGGGTTCAGGTGGAGCACCCAATCACCGAAATCATTACAGGCTGTGATATTGTAAAAGAGCAGATAAAAATAGCAGCAGGGGAGAAACTCTCATTTACCCAGGAGGATGTAGAAATTAGAGGTCATGCCATAGAATGTAGAATAAATGCAGAGGATGCAGTAAATGACTTTATACCATCTCCTGGAAAAATAAAACATTACAGGTCACCAGGTGGTCCAGGGATAAGACTGGATAGTGGGGTTTATGGTGGTGCAGAAATCCCTCCATACTATGATTCCCTTATATCCAAACTTATAGCATACGGAAGGGATAGAAACGAGGCAATAGCAAGAATGAAAAGGGCGTTATCGGAATATATGATTCTTGGTGTAATTACCAATATTCCATTTCATAAGGCCGTTGTGGAAGAACCTGATTTTATCAAAGGAAATATATCTACACACTATATAGATGACCATGCAGAATATTTGAAAAACAAAGTTGTTAAATATGCCATGGAAGCGAGAGATGACGAAAAACGATTCAGCGAAAAAATATTCCATGATAGTAGAAAAATAGTGGCACTTGCAGGGGGCTTAAATGCCTATATCACAAGTATTGCGAGCAAAAATGTCAATATAGGTAAAAAATACTCCAATGATTATAATGATTAA